The proteins below are encoded in one region of Microbacterium pygmaeum:
- a CDS encoding CynX/NimT family MFS transporter, protein MAVLLIALNLRPTITGVGPLLSQISATLGTTEAALGALAAVPLIAFAVISPLAHGLSARFGIPRTVLCSLLLLGVGTIVRSVPGSAANLWVGTALLGASIAIVNVLMPAVIKRDFPDRVPVMTAVFTACLSGMGAVASGVVVPISHIQVNGVPLGWQAALLWTGALLPFALVAWALSMRRQPRHEKPSERGRASGIWRDRLAWQVLLYMGLQSMTFYMLVTWFAPIAQSLGRSEVVAGFDVMIYQIFCFGGSLIVPLVLRGRFGRFAAAAVPALTLVGIAGLIVLPQLFTVWAVVCGIGCGAALGMSLSLFSLRARTHQAAGALSGMAQSGGYLIAATGPILFGALVTLTGGWLASLVLVALVLAGQLLTGLFVGRDRFVLEQR, encoded by the coding sequence GTGGCGGTGCTGCTCATCGCGCTCAACCTCCGCCCGACGATCACCGGGGTGGGACCGCTCCTCTCGCAGATCTCGGCGACACTGGGCACCACCGAGGCCGCACTGGGCGCGCTGGCGGCGGTGCCGCTGATCGCGTTCGCGGTCATCTCGCCCCTCGCGCACGGGCTGAGCGCGCGGTTCGGCATTCCGCGCACTGTGCTGTGCTCGCTGCTCCTGCTCGGGGTGGGCACGATCGTGCGCTCCGTGCCGGGTTCGGCCGCCAACCTGTGGGTCGGAACGGCCCTGCTCGGCGCGTCCATCGCCATCGTGAACGTACTGATGCCGGCGGTCATCAAACGCGACTTCCCCGACCGGGTGCCGGTCATGACGGCGGTGTTCACCGCGTGCCTGTCCGGGATGGGCGCAGTCGCCTCGGGCGTCGTCGTGCCCATCTCGCACATCCAGGTGAACGGCGTCCCCCTCGGGTGGCAGGCGGCACTCTTGTGGACCGGCGCGCTGCTGCCCTTCGCCCTCGTGGCCTGGGCGCTGTCGATGCGCAGGCAGCCGCGACACGAGAAGCCCTCCGAACGGGGCCGCGCCAGCGGGATCTGGCGCGACCGGCTGGCGTGGCAGGTGCTCCTGTACATGGGCCTGCAGTCGATGACGTTCTACATGCTGGTCACCTGGTTCGCGCCCATCGCGCAATCGCTCGGGCGCAGCGAGGTCGTCGCCGGCTTCGACGTGATGATCTATCAGATCTTCTGCTTCGGCGGTTCGCTCATCGTGCCGCTCGTGCTGCGCGGCCGGTTCGGCCGCTTCGCCGCCGCCGCCGTCCCCGCGCTCACGCTCGTCGGGATCGCGGGGCTCATCGTCCTTCCCCAGCTGTTCACCGTCTGGGCCGTCGTCTGCGGCATCGGCTGCGGAGCGGCGCTGGGCATGTCGCTGAGCCTCTTCAGCCTCCGCGCCCGCACCCACCAGGCCGCGGGCGCGCTGTCGGGAATGGCCCAGTCAGGGGGCTACCTGATCGCCGCCACCGGTCCGATCCTGTTCGGCGCGCTCGTGACGCTCACCGGCGGCTGGCTGGCTTCCCTGGTCCTGGTCGCCCTCGTGCTCGCCGGTCAGCTCCTGACCGGACTGTTCGTCGGTCGCGACCGCTTCGTGCTCGAGCAGCGCTGA